A section of the Candidatus Zixiibacteriota bacterium genome encodes:
- a CDS encoding class I SAM-dependent methyltransferase produces MYEFEKYLPKIKQKFPNYRFSWEILTDLMLEHTARKPYWLDIGAGANVLIEEQPGAEFGVGLDVEKPEKCFTDLKSAYCVASIYNIPLADNTFDFITSRYTFEHLEYPQKAFTEVVRVMKPGGTFIMQTTNVLNPLLFAARFIPFPIKKVILKKIFKDNPSGIFKTHYKINTPSAVVSLANINRIKKDLILEELILNEDILCQRKLLFTLTFQMYKLIRLFGADSLMGNIIAVFKKRMVKQADV; encoded by the coding sequence ATGTACGAATTTGAAAAATATCTGCCCAAAATAAAACAGAAATTCCCGAACTATCGCTTCAGCTGGGAAATTTTAACCGACCTGATGCTTGAACATACCGCCCGTAAACCCTACTGGCTCGATATCGGCGCCGGCGCTAATGTTCTTATCGAGGAACAACCGGGAGCTGAATTTGGAGTAGGACTTGATGTTGAAAAACCGGAGAAATGTTTCACGGATTTAAAAAGCGCTTACTGTGTAGCCTCAATATATAATATTCCCTTAGCGGACAACACATTCGATTTCATAACCAGCCGCTATACTTTCGAGCATCTGGAATATCCCCAAAAAGCCTTCACGGAGGTTGTACGGGTGATGAAGCCGGGCGGAACTTTCATCATGCAGACAACGAATGTTTTAAACCCGCTTCTTTTTGCGGCAAGGTTTATCCCGTTCCCGATTAAAAAAGTTATACTAAAAAAGATATTCAAAGACAACCCCTCCGGCATATTTAAAACTCATTATAAAATCAATACTCCTTCTGCAGTTGTATCATTGGCAAATATTAACCGAATTAAAAAGGATTTGATTTTAGAGGAGCTTATCTTAAACGAGGATATACTTTGCCAGAGAAAATTGTTGTTTACTTTGACCTTCCAAATGTATAAATTGATAAGATTGTTTGGCGCGGATTCGCTTATGGGAAATATAATAGCGGTTTTCAAAAAGAGAATGGTAAAACAAGCTGATGTTTAA
- the accC gene encoding acetyl-CoA carboxylase biotin carboxylase subunit produces the protein MFKKILIANRGEIAVRIIRACRDLGIKSAAVFSDADRYAQHVRLADEAYNAGPPPSAESYLDIKKIIEIAKKSGAEAIHPGYGFLAENSVFAAAVVDAGIEFIGPPSEAIKMMGDKLAARAAMIKSGVPIVPGTETLIEDEEESLHTAKEIGFPVLIKAAAGGGGKGMRVVNDPKDMKSAMRGAASEAKTAFGDDRMYIEKYLPKPRHIEIQIIADKHGNYVYLGERECSIQRRHQKVIEEAPSPVVNNELRYKMGQAAVAAAKACNYSNAGTVEFLVDADMQYYFLEMNTRLQVEHPVTEMITGRDLATEQIRIAAGERLSFKQDDISISGHAIECRIYAEDPVDFLPAVGTINHYCEPAGPGVRVDSGVYEGVEISVYYDPLIAKLITYGENRHQAIARMKRALDEYIITGVTTNISFHQKILDNTAFIDGKLSTHFIAEYYEKPDEMTDKEQLAIAVAAVLEDHTRKNIAASFKKTDNKNWKISGRPGSPKCF, from the coding sequence ATGTTTAAAAAAATACTAATTGCTAACAGGGGAGAAATCGCGGTTCGGATAATCCGAGCCTGCCGCGATCTGGGAATCAAATCGGCGGCAGTATTTTCGGATGCCGACAGGTATGCCCAACATGTGCGTTTAGCGGATGAGGCATACAATGCAGGACCTCCGCCGTCTGCCGAATCATATCTTGATATAAAGAAGATTATCGAAATCGCCAAAAAATCAGGCGCTGAGGCTATTCATCCAGGGTATGGATTTTTAGCTGAGAATTCGGTATTTGCCGCGGCGGTTGTCGATGCCGGTATAGAATTTATAGGTCCGCCTTCGGAAGCTATCAAAATGATGGGTGATAAACTTGCCGCTCGGGCAGCTATGATAAAATCCGGCGTGCCTATCGTGCCCGGTACCGAAACTCTTATCGAGGATGAGGAAGAATCATTGCATACCGCTAAAGAGATTGGCTTCCCAGTGCTTATCAAGGCGGCGGCTGGCGGAGGCGGCAAGGGGATGCGGGTTGTGAACGACCCCAAGGATATGAAATCTGCCATGCGGGGCGCTGCCAGCGAGGCTAAAACCGCTTTCGGCGATGACAGGATGTATATTGAAAAATACCTGCCTAAGCCAAGACATATCGAGATACAGATAATAGCCGATAAGCACGGCAATTATGTTTATCTCGGCGAGCGCGAATGTTCGATTCAGCGCCGTCACCAGAAAGTTATCGAGGAAGCACCGAGTCCGGTAGTCAATAACGAACTTCGCTATAAAATGGGCCAAGCGGCAGTAGCTGCGGCTAAGGCATGCAATTATTCAAACGCCGGAACGGTAGAGTTTCTCGTTGATGCCGATATGCAGTATTATTTCCTGGAGATGAATACTCGTCTGCAGGTAGAACATCCGGTAACCGAGATGATCACAGGCCGCGATTTGGCGACAGAGCAAATCAGGATTGCGGCGGGGGAGAGGCTGTCATTCAAACAGGATGATATTAGCATATCAGGGCATGCAATCGAATGCCGTATTTATGCCGAAGACCCAGTCGATTTTCTACCTGCCGTAGGAACTATCAATCACTACTGTGAGCCGGCAGGGCCGGGAGTAAGAGTCGATTCGGGTGTATATGAAGGAGTCGAAATATCTGTTTATTACGACCCTCTTATAGCCAAGCTAATCACGTACGGTGAAAACAGACATCAGGCAATCGCCAGAATGAAGCGCGCTCTGGATGAATATATAATTACCGGTGTTACCACTAATATATCATTCCATCAAAAAATTCTCGACAATACGGCTTTTATTGATGGCAAACTTTCAACACATTTTATTGCTGAATACTACGAAAAACCGGATGAAATGACCGACAAAGAGCAGTTGGCAATCGCCGTAGCGGCGGTATTAGAAGACCACACACGGAAAAATATTGCGGCATCATTTAAGAAGACCGATAACAAAAATTGGAAAATAAGCGGTCGTCCCGGAAGTCCGAAATGTTTTTGA
- a CDS encoding biotin/lipoyl-binding protein — MIYNVKVDDKDFKIEVIEGQKNLKVKFNGRTIKLDDYKASSGRMTTLLQDNQPFEFEIFKENSAYYCWHGSRVAYCEVISEKTARYSKLMGNSVGAGRTHILKAPMPGLIVRIEVKPGQQVRKGDGLIIVEAMKMENELKASHSGTIKDIKIEVGAAVDKNQPLIEFE; from the coding sequence ATGATTTACAATGTCAAAGTCGATGATAAAGATTTTAAGATTGAGGTAATAGAGGGGCAAAAGAATTTAAAGGTCAAGTTTAACGGCAGGACTATTAAGCTTGATGATTATAAAGCAAGCTCCGGACGTATGACAACGCTTCTTCAGGATAACCAGCCTTTCGAGTTTGAGATATTTAAAGAAAACTCGGCCTATTATTGCTGGCATGGTTCGAGAGTTGCCTATTGCGAGGTGATAAGCGAAAAGACGGCTCGTTATTCGAAGCTTATGGGCAACAGTGTTGGCGCCGGCAGAACTCATATACTTAAAGCCCCGATGCCTGGTTTGATAGTTAGGATAGAGGTGAAGCCGGGACAGCAGGTCAGGAAGGGGGATGGCTTGATTATTGTCGAGGCGATGAAAATGGAAAACGAACTGAAAGCCAGTCATTCGGGCACTATCAAGGATATTAAAATTGAGGTCGGGGCGGCAGTAGATAAAAACCAGCCATTGATTGAATTCGAATAA
- a CDS encoding right-handed parallel beta-helix repeat-containing protein yields the protein MSKLFIYAMVVAIIAVSSVLAITINVPDDYAAIQAGIDASSSGDTVLVQPGIYAEHINFNGKAIVVKSAADAYMTIIERDVENLALATFNSQEDTNSVLDGFTIRNAFDCSGIECSSSSPVIINCIFEDNSNSNGMGGGIYFCSNAALIIRNNIFRNNYASQGAGIFGRNCDIDYMALIDSNYFYNNEAGDKGMALYLSDCAAIIRYNIMFENHAGFKAIIRIDQSGSIIENNTICNNSGGYGSGGIWGYVHNHVDTYIRNNIIFNNYAYGFNTNNSSNSFHLSYNCFCNNSWGAHHNVAPEVGNIYVDPLFADTSVNNYNLTSLSPCIDSGDPSSPLDPNSTIADIGALYYKGYYDAGHISGVITNSLGEVIEGVQVEAVNYDVNDTTDINGKYFLEYLNAPAAYNLLLSHPCYYDTTITNVLVLENDTTEYNLTYRTPCVISGVITNSDLELIEGVYVEVEDRPDINDTTNIYGEYQLDYLDSGTYTILYSNPNYCDTNIADISLSYGDTLEIDVVLTIGTNVLTGNIINLLSSSPLDSVTITTLDITSLTAYTDINGNYTLPLVCEGIHDIFFSKPGFNDIVITGIEVEANDTVTLDAAMVPLAEDSLYIWVGGYFGENSWYDTIHTAPNTWFDIPIYFMGGAPDIYAASLCFPMGINLSYVDSFNPADCQYFYPFTTWDDASFGNENSNPPLSEGWRSLSFVGFGLDYFDYGHWEMPTLGLSFRVHFADIELNNDTTVFDAIDIGRDLYQEPNAGDSTGGPGYNLIVNWSCLHIWPKYEYLMGDANMYLGIWPPQTMGSDVTYMVNYFVGIQSSQPCLFDGFWASADINGDCIIMGSDVIKLVRYFKGEDFISYCPSYPPAWFTSDDLPDNPPVGWPPCE from the coding sequence ATGAGCAAATTATTTATTTACGCAATGGTTGTCGCTATTATAGCCGTATCATCGGTTTTGGCGATAACAATCAATGTGCCTGATGATTATGCTGCGATTCAGGCGGGCATTGATGCCTCAAGCAGCGGCGATACGGTGCTGGTTCAGCCGGGGATTTATGCAGAGCATATAAATTTTAACGGTAAAGCTATAGTTGTAAAAAGCGCCGCAGACGCTTATATGACAATAATTGAAAGAGATGTAGAAAATTTAGCTTTAGCAACATTCAATAGTCAAGAAGATACAAACTCTGTTTTGGATGGCTTCACGATTAGAAATGCTTTCGATTGCAGTGGAATTGAATGCAGCAGTTCATCTCCGGTAATTATAAATTGTATCTTTGAAGATAATTCAAACAGCAATGGAATGGGAGGAGGAATCTATTTTTGCTCTAATGCGGCTCTGATTATAAGAAATAATATATTTAGAAATAATTATGCTTCTCAAGGCGCCGGCATATTTGGCAGAAATTGCGATATTGATTACATGGCTTTGATTGATTCGAATTATTTCTACAACAATGAGGCAGGCGATAAAGGTATGGCTTTATATTTATCTGACTGCGCAGCTATTATTAGATATAATATTATGTTTGAAAATCATGCTGGATTTAAAGCCATCATTAGAATCGATCAAAGCGGCAGTATTATTGAAAACAATACTATATGTAATAATTCGGGAGGATATGGTTCCGGAGGTATTTGGGGTTATGTTCATAACCATGTTGACACTTATATAAGAAATAACATAATATTTAACAACTACGCATATGGTTTTAACACTAATAATAGCAGCAACAGTTTTCATCTTTCATATAATTGTTTTTGTAATAATAGCTGGGGCGCTCATCATAATGTTGCGCCTGAAGTTGGCAATATATATGTGGATCCATTGTTTGCAGATACTTCAGTTAATAACTATAATCTTACATCGCTCTCTCCCTGTATTGACTCTGGCGATCCATCATCTCCATTAGACCCTAACAGTACAATTGCCGATATAGGAGCTTTATACTATAAAGGCTACTATGATGCCGGACATATTTCCGGTGTTATTACCAATTCCTTGGGCGAGGTTATTGAAGGCGTACAAGTTGAAGCGGTTAACTATGATGTTAACGATACAACTGATATAAACGGCAAATATTTTTTGGAATATCTTAATGCGCCAGCCGCTTATAATTTACTGTTATCACATCCGTGCTATTATGACACAACTATTACTAATGTGCTCGTTTTAGAAAATGACACAACTGAATATAATTTGACTTACAGAACTCCTTGTGTAATCTCCGGAGTTATTACTAATTCTGATTTGGAATTGATAGAAGGCGTTTATGTTGAAGTTGAAGATAGACCTGATATTAATGACACAACAAACATTTATGGTGAATATCAGCTTGATTATTTAGATTCTGGCACATATACAATACTCTATTCCAACCCCAATTATTGCGATACAAATATCGCTGATATTTCTTTAAGCTATGGTGATACATTAGAAATTGATGTTGTTCTAACTATTGGTACAAATGTATTAACCGGAAATATAATAAATTTATTATCATCAAGTCCGCTTGACAGCGTAACTATTACTACTTTGGACATTACATCATTAACTGCTTATACTGATATCAATGGTAACTATACACTGCCCTTAGTTTGTGAAGGTATCCATGATATCTTTTTCTCTAAACCTGGTTTTAACGATATTGTTATTACCGGTATAGAGGTTGAGGCAAACGACACGGTAACTCTCGATGCAGCAATGGTACCATTGGCTGAGGATTCACTTTATATCTGGGTAGGTGGATATTTCGGCGAAAACAGCTGGTATGATACTATTCACACGGCTCCCAATACTTGGTTCGATATTCCTATTTACTTTATGGGAGGTGCTCCCGATATTTATGCAGCGAGTTTATGTTTTCCTATGGGAATTAATTTAAGCTATGTCGATTCTTTCAATCCGGCGGATTGCCAGTATTTTTATCCCTTCACTACTTGGGATGATGCGAGTTTTGGTAATGAAAATAGTAATCCGCCTCTTTCCGAAGGTTGGCGCAGTTTGTCATTTGTAGGTTTCGGACTGGATTATTTTGATTATGGACATTGGGAAATGCCTACATTAGGTTTATCTTTTAGAGTTCACTTTGCTGATATTGAACTTAATAATGATACAACGGTCTTTGATGCAATAGATATCGGACGCGACCTTTATCAAGAACCAAATGCCGGAGATTCAACTGGCGGTCCCGGTTATAATCTTATTGTCAACTGGTCCTGTCTGCATATTTGGCCCAAATATGAGTATCTTATGGGTGATGCTAATATGTATTTGGGAATCTGGCCGCCGCAAACTATGGGCAGTGATGTTACATACATGGTCAATTATTTCGTAGGCATACAATCAAGCCAGCCATGTTTGTTCGATGGTTTCTGGGCCTCCGCTGATATTAACGGTGATTGCATAATAATGGGTAGTGATGTAATCAAGCTGGTTAGGTATTTCAAGGGTGAAGACTTCATTTCATACTGCCCGTCTTATCCTCCGGCCTGGTTTACATCAGATGACCTGCCGGATAACCCGCCTGTGGGCTGGCCGCCCTGCGAGTAG
- the mce gene encoding methylmalonyl-CoA epimerase yields MKVLNIDHIGIAVKQISDSMEFYSSALGLKLGGTEEVPERHLKVGFIEIGSTRIELIESTSDESAIAKYIEKKGGGLHHICLSVDNIVEALTHMKNKGFKLIDNEPKDGAEGSKVAFVHPKSAGGVLIELKELPQ; encoded by the coding sequence ATGAAAGTATTGAATATTGACCATATCGGAATTGCCGTCAAGCAGATTTCTGATTCGATGGAATTTTATAGTAGCGCCTTAGGCTTGAAACTTGGCGGGACAGAGGAAGTTCCCGAAAGACATTTGAAAGTTGGTTTTATAGAAATCGGCTCTACGAGAATCGAACTGATTGAATCAACATCGGATGAATCCGCTATTGCCAAATATATTGAAAAGAAAGGCGGCGGACTTCACCATATCTGTCTAAGCGTGGATAACATAGTTGAAGCCCTGACGCATATGAAAAACAAAGGATTCAAGCTTATAGATAACGAACCTAAAGACGGAGCCGAGGGATCGAAAGTTGCCTTTGTTCATCCCAAATCCGCCGGCGGGGTTTTAATAGAATTAAAGGAGTTGCCTCAATAA
- a CDS encoding T9SS type A sorting domain-containing protein, which yields MKRYIVISFILCMIINASVFSQSLFDGCSSAGAIGQNVIFNCDFYDPIGLPDVEVAVRYRPQADEEFIDSRMEIIGEFPYYAFTYETEAAFNGNPGIVEYYFSGGTDSIMVTQSPKNTNDQFPPPSYKYGEFPPDAVGDTSDGSLGGWLDLTGSGVTYSDSRVYGYLNNVDDTWPTSQGANVFAYALGFVSLSGFDSTLYAMMYINVPFVYSPGLYKLSMADTSITRLGDIDYTIDDGILHMACDIETFENDPDWPGWPPPYGFLITLGISMTIGFSDVSINDITYPTFYEPTTYFLDFDNNHPPELSGYSFTTVPGVTLTANVDYYDPDSNLPVVRLLFFDWGFYDMGSLDHIYSDTSEFEKILPWPGEGWHYYHFKFSDGVDTISTPQDSIYLSFTGVDEPASVPGQFSLEQNYPNPFNANTVIGFSIEQSARVNITVYNLTGGKIAEILNCQMNAGKHSVIWNGINKEGETLPSGVYFYRLTVDDNTITRKMTYLK from the coding sequence ATGAAACGGTATATAGTAATAAGTTTTATATTGTGTATGATTATCAATGCCAGCGTTTTTAGTCAATCTTTATTCGATGGCTGTTCATCGGCAGGCGCTATCGGTCAGAATGTAATATTTAACTGCGATTTCTACGACCCGATAGGATTGCCCGATGTAGAGGTTGCTGTGCGCTACCGGCCGCAAGCTGATGAGGAGTTTATCGACAGCAGAATGGAGATTATAGGCGAGTTCCCATATTATGCTTTTACCTATGAGACCGAAGCAGCTTTTAATGGCAATCCCGGCATAGTTGAATACTACTTCTCAGGCGGCACCGATTCAATCATGGTAACGCAATCGCCTAAGAATACTAACGATCAATTTCCGCCGCCGTCCTATAAGTATGGCGAATTTCCGCCGGATGCAGTTGGGGATACTTCCGATGGTTCGCTTGGTGGTTGGCTCGATTTAACAGGCAGCGGCGTAACATATTCCGATTCGCGTGTATATGGCTATCTTAACAATGTTGATGATACCTGGCCCACAAGTCAGGGAGCTAATGTATTTGCTTACGCTTTGGGTTTTGTTTCTTTGAGTGGTTTCGATTCGACGCTTTATGCCATGATGTATATTAATGTGCCATTCGTTTACTCGCCGGGTTTATATAAACTAAGCATGGCAGACACCTCGATAACACGGTTGGGCGATATCGATTATACTATCGATGACGGCATTTTGCATATGGCTTGTGATATCGAAACATTCGAAAATGACCCCGACTGGCCCGGTTGGCCGCCGCCTTATGGATTCTTGATTACGCTGGGAATATCAATGACCATTGGCTTCTCTGACGTGAGCATAAATGATATAACCTATCCGACTTTTTATGAGCCAACCACATACTTTCTAGATTTTGATAATAACCATCCGCCTGAACTATCGGGATATAGCTTTACAACCGTACCGGGTGTAACACTTACAGCTAATGTCGATTATTATGATCCCGACAGCAATCTACCGGTTGTTCGATTGCTGTTTTTTGATTGGGGCTTTTATGATATGGGAAGCTTAGACCATATTTATTCGGATACATCCGAGTTTGAAAAAATCCTGCCCTGGCCAGGTGAGGGTTGGCATTATTATCATTTTAAATTCTCCGATGGTGTAGATACTATATCCACGCCGCAAGATTCCATATACTTATCATTCACAGGCGTTGATGAACCCGCATCAGTGCCGGGTCAATTCAGTTTAGAGCAGAATTACCCCAATCCCTTTAATGCGAACACGGTAATTGGTTTTAGTATCGAACAATCCGCTCGGGTGAATATTACAGTTTACAACCTGACCGGAGGCAAAATCGCCGAGATATTAAACTGTCAGATGAATGCCGGCAAACATTCGGTAATCTGGAATGGCATCAATAAAGAAGGGGAGACCCTGCCATCGGGAGTGTATTTCTATCGGTTAACAGTTGATGACAACACCATCACGCGCAAGATGACATATCTGAAATAG